In Spirosoma aureum, a single genomic region encodes these proteins:
- a CDS encoding D-2-hydroxyacid dehydrogenase — translation MKIVVLDGYTLNPGDLSWDGLEKLGELTVYDRTPADQVVERAKEAEIVFTNKTPLGEDILDKLPNLKFIGVLATGYNVVNTDITKKNGVIVSNVPGYGTASVVQLTFALLLELTQHVQRHSDSVREGKWAKSIDWCFWDYPLVELSGKTIGIIGFGSIGEKVGDIATAFGMNIIGSKRNHTDQSHRKNFQWAEIPELLEQSDVVSIHTPLVPETKGLINKDNLARMKRSAFLLNTSRGPIVVDQDLADALNNNVIAGAGIDVLSAEPPSADNPLFSAKNCLITPHIAWATKEARARLMDITVNNLTAFINGNPVNVVN, via the coding sequence ATGAAGATTGTCGTATTAGACGGTTATACGCTGAATCCGGGCGATTTATCCTGGGATGGTTTAGAAAAACTGGGTGAGTTAACGGTGTATGACCGAACCCCCGCCGATCAGGTAGTCGAGCGGGCAAAAGAGGCTGAAATCGTCTTTACCAACAAAACACCGCTGGGCGAAGACATTTTAGACAAGCTGCCTAACTTGAAATTTATCGGCGTATTGGCCACTGGTTATAACGTCGTCAATACAGACATTACCAAAAAGAACGGAGTTATTGTCAGTAACGTACCCGGCTATGGTACGGCGTCGGTCGTTCAGTTAACCTTCGCGCTACTCCTCGAACTGACCCAGCATGTTCAACGGCACAGCGATTCGGTCAGGGAAGGCAAATGGGCGAAATCGATTGACTGGTGCTTTTGGGATTATCCGTTAGTAGAACTGTCGGGTAAAACCATCGGCATCATCGGCTTCGGTAGTATCGGCGAAAAAGTCGGCGATATTGCCACCGCTTTTGGCATGAATATCATCGGATCGAAACGGAATCATACGGATCAGTCGCACCGAAAAAACTTCCAGTGGGCCGAGATTCCCGAACTGCTGGAGCAATCGGATGTTGTCAGTATCCATACGCCTTTAGTGCCCGAAACGAAAGGGCTGATCAACAAGGACAATTTAGCCCGCATGAAACGCTCGGCCTTCCTGCTGAATACGTCAAGAGGGCCAATCGTCGTTGATCAGGATTTAGCGGACGCGCTCAATAACAATGTCATTGCCGGAGCCGGTATCGACGTATTATCCGCAGAACCTCCCTCCGCCGATAACCCATTATTCAGTGCAAAAAATTGCCTGATCACGCCACACATAGCCTGGGCAACCAAAGAAGCCAGAGCCCGGCTCATGGATATTACAGTCAATAACCTCACTGCATTTATCAACGGTAACCCTGTCAATGTAGTCAATTAA